A region of the Montipora foliosa isolate CH-2021 chromosome 8, ASM3666993v2, whole genome shotgun sequence genome:
TATAGTCAATTCTGGACCTCACTGGAAGCCAATGTAATTCACGTAGTAATGGTGTTATATGGCAATACCGAGGTGCTGCATTTTGAACACGCTGTAGCTTAGATGTTAAAAATCTATTAACAATAATTTCTCAGTTGAGTCCCTGTCTAAGTATTTTTTGATACGCCTGATGTTATGTAGGTGATAGAATGCAGATGTCAGATGTCCAGATGTCAGGGAAGTGACTTTCAGTCAGGGATAGATTAACCATGCTGGAAATAGTTGGCAAAAGTTCATCAATGCAATCCTTTACAATTTGAGTAGGATTATTTCCACGAGACTTGTTTGGGCAGCTTGAGACATGCAGTAAACGTGCCTGATTCACGCGGAAGAGTGTCAAGTGTATCCAATCTTGTGGGAATGTTGTTAATCTTCCGTAAGCAGACGGGGTCAACGTGTGGAGGGTATTGTTCTTCAGATCCTTCACTCACTAATGTAATGACTGCTTTGAAAAGTTTTCGCTGGTCGGTATTATTGTCATTGGTAATGTTGGTGGAATATTCCCGTCGTGCCTTTGCGCAGTTTGCGCGGTTGCACGCTTTCTTAAACCGTGAACTATCTGACTCAAGCCCAGTCCTCCTCCAAATACGTTGAACCACGGAACGCGGGGACGTGTAGTGATGGTCTTCTTCCTTAATGGGGCGTGCTTATCAATTAATCCAGACAAAGTTGAGTTATAGGAACATACAAGATCAGCGAGTGTGCTTGGCGGATTCTGGGACAGCTGGGAAGATCAAAGCTCATCCCGAAAAGCGTCAATGTCAATAGCTTTTGTCTTCTAAAACTCACTTCTTTTACTGTCAGCTCTGGTTTTTGCAAAGACAAATTGTACAAAACTGTGCTATGGTCGGAGCGGATAACAGTTCGCAGTCTGACTCACGGGTGATAATTATTTAAGTCCATAGTGTGACCCAGTCGATGTGTAGTTGTATTTACATGTTAAGATAACGACATAGACTAAAGGAAATCCAGAAACGTTATGGCATTCGCATCATCAAGGACATGAACGTGAATGTTAAAATCTCCAGTTTTCAAAAGGGGTTCGTTGGACATCACAATAGTCTCCACTGAGGTATTCAGACACCTCACGCAGAAAAGTGGACACCGGAACGTGGTTTTCCTTGGAATACGGTGGTCTTGAAGATTGGAGTGACCCTAGCGCTTTTGGACTCCATGATGAAATAAAGCCTTGATtttctgtttaattttttatatCCGGTGGGCTATGTCGATGTCATACGGTTTTATACCTACTCCAATTACATTGATTTTGAGCAAAGCTGCGAAGTCTGGAAGGCCATTTCGAGTGTTCCAACCTCGGACgccaccaagtttgaggttgCAATTGTAGGAGTAACTATACTCTTGGATGGAACCCGAGACTGTTAATACTTCGGTCGATAACTGCTTCAGTGATTTTCTAAGAGTGGATATTTTGTTCGGGGTCCGGTCTCTAAACTCATtaagtaaagtctctgcttaagagccagaaggctcatcaggccggcgcttatctccggtttcagtagcatgaagcgactaggagtatttatactcccccctggatgggatgctagtccatcgcagggttacccccagcattacgccggtacccatttatacacctgggtggagagaggcaccgtgagagtaaagtgtcttgcccaagaacacaacacaatgtccccggccaggccccgaacccggaccactcgatccggtgtcgagcacactaaccacgaggccaccgcgcctcctcCTCCTCTAAACTCATTAAGATCATCATATTCTAAGGACTTGCGTCAGGATCCAATGCGTTTGCAGCATGATTCCCCTTCAGGTTCTTGAACTTTCTTGAGTTCCGCAAAAAATTCTCCTACTTTTTCCTTTAGCTTCTCATTCTCAGCTTTTAGTGACTGCACAGTATCCTTAACcattttaaacttgaaaactttTGTAGCTATACAACATGATCATACTATCCTGGAGCTCTCGAAATTGCATTCCCACGCTATGCAAGCGTGCAAGAATTAAGTTTCAGATTTGAGGTCAGATTTCAGTACTAGTTATCATGGTATCCTCGATCAAGAAGGACTGTCGATCTTCCTTCGGTCCCTGGTTCCGATTGTGATTGCCATTCTCAGATGGTGGAGTTCCGCGTCTTGCAAATGAACGATTGTGTTGACGGGCCCGTTCCTCGCATACGGATACAACTATCTTCTTAAAGGCGCTCCGAAATTCAGTATTAAAGTACGCGTAAATGACCGGATTTAAAGTACTGTTTACGTTTGGTAGAATCAGGACGATCAGGTTAAAGAGAACTTCCGGAATGGGTCTCAGTAAAGACATATCATACTGTTGAATAGTGAACACGATAAAAAATGGGGCCCAACACAAAGTGAAAGCCAACAGGACAATGGCAATTGTCTTAGTGACTTTGAATTCCCGCCGCACGCTCTTTCGCGTATGCCTGTCTTCCTTGCTGCTGAAGTTGGCACTCGTGTGTTGCATTTTTTTGAACTGAATCCAGACAGTGCGCAAAATCATGCTGTAACAAGTCACGAGCACAATAAGTGGGAACAGAAAAGCTACTATGATCGCCACCGTGTAGAATGTTCTGTTGGTATTCCAACACAAGCCGTAAGCGTTCAATTGAACACCTGGCTCTCCAGGCCAAGTGATAATGGAAAGCGTCGACAGTGTTGCCGCGTACAGCCAAACACCGCCAATGGCCAAAAACGAGCACCGGTTTGTCATCTTTCTATGGTAATCAAAAGGTTtggtaattttcaaatgtctgTCAACTGAGATCACCGCCAGATTGGCGATGGATGCCGCCGCACAGGCCATGTCCATCCAAATCCATACCTTGCAGATCCAAACATTTTGTATGATGGTT
Encoded here:
- the LOC138012721 gene encoding D(1) dopamine receptor-like, whose product is MNNTTNATDIPEYESDASWGDWRTFFLAFFIIVMIVTILGNSLVCIAIYIDRRLRSPTNWFIASLAVSDLLYASAGLPFRILSNVTIIQNVWICKVWIWMDMACAAASIANLAVISVDRHLKITKPFDYHRKMTNRCSFLAIGGVWLYAATLSTLSIITWPGEPGVQLNAYGLCWNTNRTFYTVAIIVAFLFPLIVLVTCYSMILRTVWIQFKKMQHTSANFSSKEDRHTRKSVRREFKVTKTIAIVLLAFTLCWAPFFIVFTIQQYDMSLLRPIPEVLFNLIVLILPNVNSTLNPVIYAYFNTEFRSAFKKIVVSVCEERARQHNRSFARRGTPPSENGNHNRNQGPKEDRQSFLIEDTMITSTEI